The proteins below come from a single Vicugna pacos chromosome 13, VicPac4, whole genome shotgun sequence genomic window:
- the LOC140700841 gene encoding LOW QUALITY PROTEIN: dolichol-phosphate mannosyltransferase subunit 3-like (The sequence of the model RefSeq protein was modified relative to this genomic sequence to represent the inferred CDS: substituted 2 bases at 2 genomic stop codons) translates to MMKLGQWLWGLALLGSTWAALTMEALGLELPSACWEHLWPLPTYLLVSAYALGTVGYHMATFHNCQDSSGELXSQIQVAXANLAHKDMYFFFFFLTFFIDL, encoded by the exons ATGATGAAATTAGGGCAGTGGCTGTGGGGACTGGCACTCCTGGGCTCCACCTGGGCAGCCCTGACCATGGAAGCCCTGGGCCTGGAGCTGCCCTCGGCTTGCTGGGAGCACCTGTGGCCACTGCCCACCTACTTGCTGGTGTCCGCCTATGCCCTGGG cACTGTGGGCTATCACATGGCCACTTTTCACAACTGCCAGGACTCCTCTGGTGAGCTGTAGAGCCAGATCCAGGTGGCCTGAGCCAACTTGGCCCACAAGGAtatgtacttcttttttttttttttaacattttttattgatttataa